TCCAAAAGCCATGCTAGTGGCATGGctaaataaacagcaaaactgATGGATAACTAACGGTTCCATGTGTGAACAACtggctaaaaacaaaaagaaaatacagtctTCTGCAGGATCAGCAGCAAGAACACAATAAACACTCAAATTAATCACATATGGCATATTTCTCCTAGGATATATCGACCCATGCGAGCAGTGGGGGAGCCTCCAAGCTGAGAGgaggattaaaaagaaaataaccatATCAGCTGGTCAGTATTTAGATTGTGTTTGCATGAGTCCTCTTCACTCAGGCCCACATACCAGCTCCTCCTGGGACACAGTTCACATTTCTCTCAGCATAACAACTGTCACGAGAGCCATCTAGCAAGATTATACACTTGCATAAAGATAGACAAGATAGGGTGTTAAGATATGGGTGATGGGCCAATTACAGTTTCTGAATTCTGTCCCACAGCACTCCCCGAGGAGACAGGTCAGGCAGCAAGTAGGGCAGTCCAGTCTGCATCTCTTAATACTAGGCCCAGTCTGTAACAAGAATGGTGACAGTCCAATCTAATTGTTAAAAGATGATTTGGGGAAAGCATAAAAAACACCAACCCATAGTTTGGAGTCCTGACTCTCTGCAGCGTCGGGTGATCTAAGAACAGATTCCCCAGAAAAAGGATTAGAAGCAAACTGAGAGATAGTTTAAGCCCCTGAGAAACTACAGCACTATTGAGAAAGAAGCCCTGGCTTTGCTGTGGAAATATTCACCAAAGAGTCAGTCAGAGAAAGAAATGCACTGTACGTTGCTCTGCGTAGTGACGTGTGGCTCAATTAGACCCCAGAGAGCTTCTgaacaaaatgccaaaaaacttCAACAACACACCTTCAGATAGATGAATCTGGGACTTGGGAACTTTAGTGCTGCACAGAAAGAATGGTTAACTCcagtcacagagacagaaagcataTAAAACTCACTGTATTTAACCGTGTGTTCAAAATTGTGTTTAGAagttaattaattttcttttctctgtttttggcTCTTTATAGTACCGTTTGAAAATGCATATCCAAGATTCTGGATCTGGTTTTATGTGAATTTGCCTATGTGGGATGCACACGTTGGAATGCAAGAAAAACTGAAGGCATTCATTCACAATTTTAGCAAAACAGTTGATGTTGCAAACAGATTCAACATATGGGTGAAATCTGTGAACTCATACAGTATCTCCAGTCCAAACccacaaaaacaagacatggatgtttgtttgtttaaatccTAATCATACACAGTCTAGTTGTTTGTTCTCACAAGAAACCAATTGCTGTGTCCCAACCGTCAAAGAGCTCCTACAAGTTAACAGCACTGCCAACAGACTCGGATTCTCTCTGAAATCAAATCCACAACCCCCCAGGGACGTCTGTGGTAACGAATATATCTATCCATGCACACTTGTCTGATTCAAACATTGATTATCTGAAAAGTGACAAGCTTCACAGGTCCCATTTACATCTAAGAAAAAGGCTGTGAGTGAGAAATCTTTGAACAAACACTTAGTGGGACTAGTCCTGTGACACCACATGACACAAAATCACCAAACTCACATTATTCCAGACTGTATGAATGACCTGTGTGGTGTTTTCCCTTTGATAGGAGTAAGGATTAAAAAGCTGCTAAGACATGGTAGGTTGAGGGCCACTTGACTGATTTATGACGACACATGGTGGTAAGGGGtcgggggtggggtggtgacCTCGCTGGCTTCATTAGTCAGTATTAGTGGTTTGCTCAAATATAGCATTGAcagttgtgttttacattttcaggcACAGAGATACCGTTTCATAACCCAAGCACCAGTAATGCTTAAACAAGTTTCTGCATAGTGTCAGAGTTTTAACATAGTTTGTTGAGTCAAAAGCCAAGGTCTGgatccctgcacacacacacacacacacacacactgctgtaaaagCATTACAGATCAGGACTTCAGCTCTCAGGAATTAACTGGTTGGAGCAGGATTTCTAATCTTTTACAGAAAAGAAATAGGCAATCAGTTATAATATAGTTATTTCTGAttcaaaaataattaataatttgttGGATTTTTGAGAACATTTGGGGGTGGAAATACTGCAtattatgttttactgtgaaattaTGGACACAGTCATCGTGTTGCATGTATGTAAAAAAGTCCCAgttcttcatttatttgtttaaaaagttgttttgaatttttttgatgTCATGCTGTTCACTTAACATTGTATTCCTGGCAAAGAACATGAAATAATACCTGAATCGTATGATAAATTACTGTCTGGAAGCACACTTTACATGTCTTTGGTATAAATAGGTCAAATGGTACGCACAGCATCAACAGTGGGGCAGATTCCCAGACATCCAGTGTCTTTTCAGAGAGTCTGACAGGTGCTCTCTTACTGCTCAGCAGGTGTCTATTTTGGGCGAGGTGTGACCATTGCTTAAGAGGGCTTGTATGAAGGGGCAGCAGCCCATCAGTGCTGGGCTGGGGTGGGGGAGTAGGCTGCATGGGATGGGAATGGTGACTGACTTCTGACTTGAATCACACCAGAGGGCCAGTGAGCAGTTCAGCTCTTCATAAACTCATGATCACTTCAActacgcccacacacacacacacacacacacacacacacacacacacacacacacacacacactgtccatttcagctctgtgtggtgtgtcagtgtgtgagctgtCATTTTCTCCTGATTACCACCAAAccttgtcattttaaatgaaagctACTGGAGTCTTGTTTTATACCGTTTTCTCTCGAAATCCACTCCACCATACAATTTTTAGAGGCTGGGGTAAAAGGAGGCAACTGGGTCACAAGCACACCGccacacagtaaatacagaagTAAATGAGCAAATAAATCAAGCAAATATGTCTTCAGGTTTTAAATTATACCAGAATAACGCCAGATAGGTAACTGAGTCTGTAGCCAGCAAGGAAAGTAGGTAACAGGTATTTTAAAAGGatgaaaatgtcacaacaaTAATACTTTTATGTTGGCAATGACGATAATAACATATAGAACGTGCCATAATACAAGACTCAGACTTCTAGATACAAGAGATATCAGTCTAAATCTAACACTAACGTGCTGGAGTTTAATgtgaatattaaaaacattGCAGGAATGCAACTATGATGTAACCTTGTCAGCAGGTGCTCACGACATTCATATCAAGTGTCATGTGAACACGGAGGTAAATACCACAGGAAAAAACACTTATCTTGATTCTAAAGTGAGAGCCGCAGACAGAtttttactgtatgtctttATACTAATCGAGTTTCTCCCTAAAGCCGGGCCAGACTGCTAACTTTGCGCCAACAGAGAGGACAGCTCAGCGTGCGAATTAAAGTTTGCGAGTTTCCTTACCGAGTCTCCTGATGGGGTCCATCGTCTTCTCGGCCACTTTACTCTTCTGCTCCCTGGGACCGCTGGCCGGTGACTTGCCGCTACCCAACATACTTTTGGAAACTCCAGCGAAAAATAACTACGACTTGAATACTGAACGCTTGCCGCGTATTACGGGGAAAGTAGCACGGAGGTCTGAGGGTGCAGGTGTCTTCACGCAAAACTCGGATTTGTGCTGCCCCAAAAAGACccagagcacagagagaaaaagagggacagagagagcgagggacAGAGAGCGAGCGCCGAGcgcttttccaaaaaaaaaaaagtccctccCCGGCGCTGCAGTCCATGCTTGAGCGTAATATGACTCTAAACAGAGCGCACACTTTACGcactcccacctcctcctgccccagcagaaaatgaaatcacatGAAGCAGGGATGGTCAAGTCCCTCTGTATTCGTTTAATATCTGCAGACATACTTATAAAAACTTCTTAAATCTTACTGAGCACAGACAGAACTCTGACCGGTTAAACTTTCAGAGCCAtggattgttttaaaaaaaaaaaaaacaacagtatgaCGGCTCCTgtggttttgtcttttctgcttCATACGTTGTCTGAATAGAGCTCTATGGAGTGGTGGAGCAGACATAacattataaatatttatggGTCCAGGGGCAAAGGAGTTTCAGTACAGAAGCATGTTTAATCACTGGTCATATATTAAGGTTTAATTCTCACAATTTTATTTCTAACCTAAATGAATCTTGTGCCATGCAAGGCTGTGAGCTCATAAAGGTAAAAACATTTCCATACTTAATAAACGTAAATAAAAGACTAATTCCCATGTAACAAAAACTCCTTTAAGGTGAAAGAGACAGCTGAAAACATGACTTGTGTGTACTTACAAGTGTGTGGATAATTGTCTTTGTGTTGAGCTCCAGTGCTGGAAGGTCACAGGTGTCTGCTTCAGCATCAGGGGACGTCTAGCAGCTAAGATCTTTTCATCCAGGTGGGGTAACGAACACATGCTCGTCCTTTGGACACTGGCTGTTTCaaggaaatttgaaaaacaaatgagaataaactgaatttcttttctctcaagACGCACAGGCAGAAAAAGGCCTTTACTTCAAGAAGGAAAATATATCCCCTGTCCACTTACTTGTGTCAATGAATTGGGGTACAGCGCCTCCTGTTGGTGGTTTAAAGTAACTTCTAAaatctcaacaacaacaaccagttCTGTAATGTCATTTCATCTTCTGCAGCCAGAAGCGAGTGCATGCTGTCTACATGCATCTAAATGGTGATGTGCAGtgtgaaggaaaaaacattttttgtgactAGATGGAGAGGTGCCCACAGTACCAGAGCACTGGCTGGAAACTTAATTAAGTCTTTGTAATGGAGTTATAACAGAGACCAGAGAGGGACGGAGCTCAGCTGGGCGGTCTGGAGCTCGCCCTGTCAGGAAGAGAATAAAATGTGATCATCCCTGATCCACAGCCATCCACACATAGGATtgtgagcatgcacacacaaataaacaggtTTGGTGGGGTGGGTGGAGTGTGCTTAAAGTGATATGTTTCTTCCACTCAGTCATTTAATGCAGCTGGTGTAACCAgtgtttgtctcctctgtcacaTTCAAAGAAGCCAATCTGGACCTCTGCTGTCTTCATCAAAATCTAAAAAGCACAGCCCTCCTGTGCTTGGATGGGTATCAGCCAATGCTTAAATTTACACTTCAAGGCCATGCGTAGGCCTATAACAATTTCTATCTTTCATCTCTTCTCAATTGCAGCAACAACCATGTTAGACAGGGTGAGAGATTAAGTCATGCCTGCTAATCCTCACAAGCTGTGATCTATGCAGGAGCAGCTTTGGTTCTGTTGCTGCACCGCTCCTTGATTTGAGAATATGGGAACCCTTGGTATGATTTCTCAATCTCCATGGTCATTAGGTTTCATATTAACTGGAACGTAACACCTCTTCCTCAAAGGACCCCCAGCTCAGCTTGCTTATTTGCCAGAGCAGAAACTCTGTCTGCTTCTATTAGTAGAAACAGTAGGCCTGTGTTGTTTGAAGCCACTGGATTCCCGGTCTTTACAAGCAATGTTAGGAGATACCAGTCACCCACCATAAGAGGTCACAGACTAAACAACCCATTTCTTCCTTTAACTGACAGAGCTTGGTAAAAACTGGGAGGAAAGTAAGCATGCACAGTTAAAGATAAAGCCAGTGTATTTGCTAACTCCTTTACAGAGAACAGAATCTCTAAACAGACCTTCGATATGTGTATGTTAAGAATGTGCAGCAGAACAATACCAataccaaaccaaaacaaaaccaatatTAAGCTATTTATATTCCATTACAAGATTACCATATTTTCTCAATTACTTCCAGCAGTTTATTTGACAGAAACCTGCAATAGTTATAATTAAAATGTATGGACAACGGATCAACGTATTGTTAGTTAGGCGTGTAAAACCCAACTAGTGTTTAGTAACCAGGAGTAAACTAAAGGAAAGGTTCAGTGCTGCCTTGCAAGATCAGGCACTGTCTACttcctgaaactgaaacagttcATCGAGTGGTTTACAACACGGATTAATACGATCAAGGGCTGTTTCTAACGCTGTTCATGTATTTTTACAAACGGTGGCCTATATTGTTCTGACATAAAGTTCTAATGTAAACGAATAAATTAATCGTAACACTGTAATAGAAAACTCTACAAGGAAACGTTACTCTCCAGCAATTACGCTGATCCAGTATAAACACACTGGCCTAGTTAGCAGATGGCTAACGTTAGCAATTTCTATAGCTGCTGGTATTGTGTTTCGCTTGTGGCGTGTTCGCTACAGCTGTATCGAGGAATGGATAAGGACACTATTTGTCTGAAACTGATCGACTGCTCGTTGTTTCATAACTTTTTATACGCTACACCGTAGCGTAAGCTAGTTAGCATTAGCTAGCCTAGCTTTATCAGCTGTATGGCGTTCTTCGTTATACAGATCCTGACTAgaagctgttttcttttaaatatcgTGCTCAAACGTTACGTTTATTTTGGTTATAGTGCGTATGCCTTCACACTTTATAGATTGATGCAGTGTTTAGTTTGGGATCGACTCGACATAGCGCTCGTTTACTAACTAACGTTAACGtttggctaacgttagctagctagcttatCCTTAGCTATTAAGACGACACAACAGTGTAAAACTAACACTGCATATCACAGCATGGGTTGCGAAGAAAGGCTGAAAACCGATCTACACCACTCCGTCCACTGGTAACAGGATTATTGAGCAAGTGTGAGATCGCCTGACCCACCCTTAAACAACGAAGGGCTCGGAGCTGTGCTCGCAGCAGTAGATTGACAATAACTGTCGTTTGTTTACGCTGATTCCAGAGTCCTCCCGAGCCCCTGCCCCACGACGTATCACTCCGCACAACACACAGAATATTCATACTGAAACATTTAATGACCCAACTGGCACCAAACCCACGCGTTTTTATGCCGGTAAACATGACAAATAATTGTGTTTTGAAAATTATCCcaattttcttattttcatatgTGAACATTCGAAGCGGACTAGTTTCAGTTAGaggttttcttcattttgcttAAAATACAGGAGGGTTTTCGCTTCTGTATTAATGCGGCATTCGTCTGTGTGGCAAACAAGTACAGACTAAGTCTATGGTTTTAAGTATAAAATTTCATAATTGGTTCCAGCTAAGATATAATGTCATTCTAAAGTATCTAAATTAACTCGTATTTCATACCATTTACTGGTGACCCCTTTATTTGTAGATAGTAGCTCCCATAAAATGCCCTGGACTGCTTTCTTGGTGTGTATTACGTACTTTTGATTGACTATTTGACTGTCCAATCCGAAAATACTTTAAGCTTAGCAACAGCAAAGATGTCATGTTGGCCAATCAACAAAGAGAAGGGTAGGCTTTATCGTGCTCCAGACTCTAGCATTTTATTGGTTAAAATGCTTGTCAGTAACGGTAGACTTGTGGACTTTGTAGTTTATAGTGGAGATTTCCGCCAGGGCTTCACTGACTTCAAAACAACACGTCCCACAATCCAACAGGAGTTACAACCAGCAGCATGCGCACGGCTAGAGGCGGAGCTGCTATATAAACACGAGCTCCCTCTTCTTGAGTAGCACACTGGACACTGTTGTGAAGGCGGAACATAGTCTCTGGGTGAACGGCAGCTCTGACAGCATCGAAACAGTTAATGGTAGTTAGCGACAGTTGCTCTGACAAACCCTTGGAGGAGTAACAAGTGTTTACTGTTCGGAAGTTTACTTTTACTATACGAGAGTTGGGTTTTAAACGTCAGTACTCAGAACTTTATTTGGTGACTGCGACTCATTCTGGAATAAGTATATTTTCGTTCAAATTAAGTTTAACATCTTTTAACGGACTTCGAAGCTCAGTTTTGAGAACATGAACATCATCTGAAAATGCGCTAAAGCGGAGCCATCAGAGCGGATCACAAGGATGACAGAGCCAGTGGAGCAGACCCATCACCTGAAAACTTCAGGCATCCCATCAGGTGGGAGCAGCGGAGACACTTTGGAGCATCTCCCAACCAGTAACCGTGGTGGACCGGTGAACGGCGACAGGGGGCGACAAAGAGACCAGaagcagcggcagcagcggGCGGAGAACTGTGGGGATATCAACACAGACAAGTTATGGCAAATGAAAGGCGGTCAGAGGGAGGTGTGCCCTGCCTTAGCAGCCGGAAACGAGCTCCCAAAGTGCCCGATTGCAGCTCAGCCTCACCAGAAGCCTGATGCTCATGCAGCGGTCGACGTTGATCTCACATCACAGGGGAAAAACGGCGAAGACAGACCGCTGCAGGAGACTTTGAACCAGGTGCAAGAGGAGAGTTTGCACATCGACTCCGACACTGGCTTCGACGCGCGTCTGGGCAAGAAGAGACACAGGCGCAGGACCTCCAAGAAGAAGCGCAACTGGAAGCCTTATTACAAACTTTCCTGGGATGAAAGGAAAGccctggaggagagagagacggcCAGGGCTTCCCGGTTGAGAGAGGAGATGTTCGCCAAAGGGCTCCCAGTGGCCCCCTATAACACCACACAGTTCCTGATGGACGAGCATGACCGCGAGGAGCCCGACCTCAACACCGAGACCGGGGTCAGGCGGCCCTCAGGG
The window above is part of the Toxotes jaculatrix isolate fToxJac2 chromosome 18, fToxJac2.pri, whole genome shotgun sequence genome. Proteins encoded here:
- the hexim1 gene encoding protein HEXIM1, which encodes MTEPVEQTHHLKTSGIPSGGSSGDTLEHLPTSNRGGPVNGDRGRQRDQKQRQQRAENCGDINTDKLWQMKGGQREVCPALAAGNELPKCPIAAQPHQKPDAHAAVDVDLTSQGKNGEDRPLQETLNQVQEESLHIDSDTGFDARLGKKRHRRRTSKKKRNWKPYYKLSWDERKALEERETARASRLREEMFAKGLPVAPYNTTQFLMDEHDREEPDLNTETGVRRPSGVGGRMEDTGSEEDLFDNDEEEEDDGSGGGSDGIGRAGNAGGEFLQRDFSETYEMYHVESLQNMTKQELVQEYLELEKCMSRLEEENNRLRRAVEPGGLTVESSLVRLRELERELERLRAQNTELLLQNQPSKDRAQVATN